One genomic segment of Rivularia sp. PCC 7116 includes these proteins:
- a CDS encoding CHAT domain-containing protein → MPKFQLLQLLTKSTAKKVILFTLSLLLTITPSTFAKQPENSPFLNRTQTIKSATTNPEQLLEQGEAQYLAGNLQQAIAILQQAASIYQQENNNLGQAAALTNISLVYQQLGAWKEADIAINSSLKLLGWHSDKELDRKLNIDAPNQESGEIIAQTLDIWAVLKLKQGKTDESLEISQNAEKIWQQLDNKTGIIRSRINQAQALRASGFYRRSLSILKEISKAIKSQPDSLVKVTALRSLGNTHQQLGNLEESDKVLKQSLEIAQSLKLSQEIALTELSLGNTFRSLGDIKNAIIRYKNAAQAASNSLTKVQAQINQLSLLVENEQTTEAEKLIPIIQPQLENLSVNQTSIYARINFARTLTKTKIVNKQNTIAEILATSFQQAKTIGDERAQSYALGTLGELYEQNKQFSEAKDLTQKALFLAQKNDASDIAYLWEWQLGRLLKADGNTRAAISAYDSAVATLDSLRSDLAAVNREVQFNFRDSVEPIYRQSLELLLQQKGEVKPNLDKARQRIEALQLAELDNFFREACLNNEFVVLDRVVDDNPDTAIFYPIILENQLEIILKLPKQELIHKTSEINKQDLEQLVEQIQGNIVQPDGMQKFQTASKRLYELLIKPVEIELKNSAVGTLVFIPDGLLRNIPMAALYDGKDYLVKKYAIAISPGLQLFTPKSLAGQKLNALVGGLSKIPAGENFAPLPNVNQELTSIEKSGVSTVKLYNERFRSNILKEKINAQPFQVVHLATHGQFSSNPNKTFLLASDKRIKVAELDRLIKSRRQQRAEPIELLVLSACETATGDNRAALGLAGIALSAGARSTLASLWQIGDDSTAYFIDEFYTQLVSGKSTAEALRLAQVKLLNDSAYNRPMYWAPYVLVGSWL, encoded by the coding sequence ATGCCAAAGTTTCAACTTCTCCAGCTATTAACAAAATCTACTGCCAAGAAAGTAATTTTATTTACTCTTTCTTTACTGTTAACTATTACCCCTAGCACATTCGCGAAACAACCAGAAAATTCACCTTTTCTAAATCGCACTCAAACCATCAAATCCGCAACCACTAATCCAGAGCAACTTCTCGAACAAGGAGAAGCACAGTATCTTGCCGGAAATTTACAACAGGCGATCGCGATTCTGCAACAAGCAGCCAGTATCTATCAACAAGAAAATAATAACCTAGGTCAAGCCGCAGCCTTAACTAATATTTCTCTGGTTTATCAGCAACTTGGTGCTTGGAAAGAAGCCGATATTGCAATTAATAGTAGTTTAAAATTACTTGGTTGGCATAGCGATAAAGAGTTAGATCGAAAGTTAAATATCGATGCTCCGAATCAGGAATCAGGGGAAATTATTGCCCAAACTCTTGATATTTGGGCTGTGTTAAAGCTCAAGCAAGGAAAAACTGATGAATCTTTAGAAATATCCCAAAACGCAGAAAAAATATGGCAGCAATTAGATAATAAAACAGGAATTATCCGCAGTCGTATCAATCAAGCTCAAGCTTTACGAGCTTCTGGCTTTTATCGTCGCAGCCTAAGCATATTAAAGGAAATATCAAAAGCGATTAAATCTCAACCCGACTCCCTGGTAAAAGTTACAGCCTTGCGTAGTCTCGGAAATACACATCAACAGTTGGGTAATTTAGAAGAATCGGATAAAGTTTTAAAACAAAGCTTAGAAATTGCCCAAAGTCTCAAACTTTCCCAAGAAATTGCTTTAACAGAACTTAGTTTAGGTAACACTTTTAGGTCGTTGGGTGATATAAAAAACGCTATTATTCGTTATAAAAATGCTGCTCAAGCTGCATCTAACTCGCTGACAAAAGTTCAAGCCCAAATCAATCAACTTAGCTTGCTTGTTGAAAACGAACAAACAACAGAAGCAGAAAAATTAATACCCATAATTCAACCCCAATTAGAAAACTTAAGTGTCAATCAAACTAGTATTTACGCACGAATAAATTTTGCTCGCACTTTAACTAAAACAAAAATTGTTAACAAACAAAATACTATAGCTGAGATTTTAGCAACAAGCTTTCAACAAGCGAAAACTATAGGTGACGAACGTGCCCAATCTTATGCTTTAGGTACCCTAGGAGAACTTTACGAGCAAAATAAGCAGTTCTCAGAAGCAAAAGACTTAACCCAAAAAGCATTATTTCTCGCTCAAAAAAATGATGCCTCAGATATAGCGTATCTTTGGGAATGGCAGTTAGGACGATTGCTTAAAGCTGATGGTAATACTCGGGCAGCTATATCTGCCTACGATAGTGCAGTCGCAACCCTTGATTCACTTCGCAGTGACTTAGCTGCGGTAAATAGAGAAGTACAGTTTAATTTTCGCGATAGTGTAGAACCCATTTATCGACAATCGCTAGAATTGCTTCTGCAACAAAAGGGTGAAGTAAAACCCAATTTAGACAAAGCACGCCAGCGAATAGAAGCTTTGCAATTAGCGGAACTAGATAATTTTTTTCGAGAAGCTTGCTTAAATAACGAATTTGTCGTACTCGATCGAGTAGTAGATGACAATCCCGATACAGCGATATTTTATCCAATTATCCTCGAAAACCAGCTAGAAATTATCCTTAAGCTTCCCAAACAAGAATTAATACATAAAACTTCTGAAATTAATAAGCAAGACTTAGAACAATTAGTGGAGCAAATACAAGGAAATATAGTTCAACCCGACGGGATGCAGAAATTTCAAACAGCTTCTAAACGGCTTTATGAATTGTTGATTAAACCAGTTGAAATTGAACTGAAAAATAGTGCAGTTGGAACTTTGGTATTTATCCCCGATGGTTTGCTGCGAAATATTCCAATGGCTGCACTGTACGATGGTAAAGACTATTTGGTTAAAAAATATGCGATCGCGATTAGTCCGGGATTACAGCTATTTACCCCAAAATCTTTAGCAGGGCAGAAACTAAATGCTCTTGTAGGGGGATTATCAAAAATACCCGCAGGTGAAAACTTTGCTCCACTTCCTAATGTTAATCAAGAATTAACGTCAATTGAGAAATCCGGTGTATCAACAGTAAAATTATACAATGAGAGATTCAGAAGTAATATTTTAAAAGAAAAGATTAATGCTCAACCCTTCCAAGTTGTTCACCTCGCAACTCACGGACAATTTAGCTCAAATCCCAACAAAACATTTTTATTAGCATCAGATAAACGTATTAAAGTTGCCGAACTAGATCGATTAATCAAAAGTAGAAGGCAACAACGAGCAGAGCCGATTGAACTACTTGTTTTGAGTGCTTGTGAAACAGCAACAGGAGATAATCGTGCGGCACTGGGATTAGCTGGAATTGCTCTAAGTGCGGGTGCCCGGAGTACTTTGGCTTCTCTATGGCAGATTGGTGACGATTCCACCGCTTATTTTATTGATGAATTTTACACTCAGTTAGTGAGTGGTAAGAGTACCGCAGAAGCTTTACGTCTTGCTCAAGTAAAACTGCTGAATGATTCTGCATACAATCGTCCCATGTATTGGGCACCTTATGTATTAGTGGGTAGCTGGTTGTGA